One segment of Chionomys nivalis chromosome 3, mChiNiv1.1, whole genome shotgun sequence DNA contains the following:
- the Crybb1 gene encoding beta-crystallin B1: MSQAAKAVATMAVNPGPDGKGKGGPTTGPAPAPGLAPGPASVPRPSTKAGDLPPGSYKLVVFEQENFQGRRVEFSGECLNLGDRGFDRVRSLIVISGPWVAFEQSAFRGEMFVLEKGEYPRWDTWSSSYRSDRLMSFRPIRMDSQEHKICLFEGANFKGNTMEIQEDDVPSLWVYGFCDRVGSVTVSGGTWVGYQYPGYRGYQYLLEPGDFRHWNEWGAFQPQMQAVRRLRDRQWHHEGCFPVLAAEPPK; encoded by the exons ATGTCTCAGGCTGCTAAGGCTGTGGCTACCATGGCAGTGAACCCAGGGCCTGATGGCAAGGGGAAGGGGGGCCCAACCACAgggccagccccagcccctggcctggcccCTGGCCCAGCTTCTGTGCCCAGGCCCAGCACCAAAGCAGGGGACCTGCCTCCTGGGAGCTACAAG CTGGTCGTCTTCGAGCAGGAAAACTTTCAGGGCCGTCGGGTTGAATTCTCCGGGGAGTGCTTGAACCTGGGGGATCGTGGTTTTGACCGAGTGCGCAGCCTGATCGTCATCTCAGGACC CTGGGTGGCCTTTGAGCAATCTGCCTTCCGTGGGGAGATGTTTGTCCTGGAGAAGGGTGAGTACCCCCGCTGGGACACCTGGAGCAGCAGTTATCGCAGTGACCGGCTCATGTCCTTCCGGCCCATCAGGATG GACTCCCAGGAGCACAAGATCTGCCTGTTTGAAGGAGCCAACTTCAAGGGCAACACCATGGAGATCCAAGAGGATGACGTGCCCAGCCTCTGGGTATATGGCTTCTGTGACCGTGTGGGCAGCGTGACGGTCTCCGGTGGCAC ATGGGTCGGCTACCAGTACCCAGGCTACCGCGGCTATCAGTATCTGCTGGAGCCTGGTGACTTCCGACACTGGAATGAGTGGGGCGCCTTTCAGCCACAGATGCAGGCTGTGCGTCGCTTGCGGGACCGCCAGTGGCATCATGAGGGCTGCTTCCCGGTGCTGGCCGCAGAGCCTCCCAAGTGA